From Phocoena phocoena chromosome 16, mPhoPho1.1, whole genome shotgun sequence, a single genomic window includes:
- the INA gene encoding alpha-internexin, translating into MSFGSEHYLGAASSYRKVFGDGSRLSSRLPGAGGAGSFRSQSLSRCNVASSAACSSASSLGLGLAYRRSPASDGLDLSQAAARTNEYKIIRTNEKEQLQGLNDRFAMFIEKVHQLETQNRALEAELAALRQRHAEPSRLGELFQRELRELRAQLEEASSARAQALLERDGLAEEVQRLRARCEEESRGREGAERALKAQQRDVDGATLARLDLEKKVESLLDELAFVRQVHDEEVAELLATLQASSQAAAEVDVAVAKPDLTSALREIRAQYESLAAKNLQSAEEWYKSKFANLNEQAARSTEAIRASREEIHEYRRQLQARTIEIEGLRGANESLERQILELEERHSAEVASYQDNIGQLENDLRNTKSEMARHLREYQDLLNVKMALDIEIAAYRKLLEGEETRFSTSGVSISGLNPLPNPSYLLPPRILSSTTSKVSSTGLSLKKEEEEEEASKVATKKTSQIGESFEEILEETVISAKKTEKSNIEESTISSQKI; encoded by the exons ATGAGCTTCGGCTCGGAGCACTACCTGGGCGCCGCCTCCTCCTACCGCAAGGTATTCGGAGACGGCTCGCGCCTGTCCTCGCGCCTCCCCGGGGCCGGCGGCGCGGGTAGCTTCCGCTCGCAGTCGCTGTCCCGCTGCAATGTGGCCTCCTCGGCTGCCTGCTCCTCGGCCTCGTCGCTCGGCCTGGGCCTGGCCTACCGCCGGTCTCCGGCGTCCGACGGGCTGGACCTGAGTCAGGCGGCGGCGCGCACCAACGAGTACAAGATCATCCGCACTAACGAGAAGGAGCAGCTTCAGGGCCTCAACGACCGCTTCGCCATGTTCATCGAGAAGGTACACCAGCTGGAGACGCAGAACCGCGCGCTCGAGGCCGAGCTGGCCGCGCTGCGGCAGCGCCACGCCGAGCCGTCGCGCCTCGGAGAGCTCTTCCAGCGCGAGCTGCGCGAGCTGCGCGCGCAGCTGGAGGAGGCGAGCTCGGCGCGCGCGCAAGCCCTGCTGGAGCGCGACGGGCTGGCGGAGGAGGTGCAGCGGCTACGGGCACGCTGCGAGGAGGAGAGCCGAGGGCGCGAAGGGGCCGAGCGCGCCCTGAAGGCGCAGCAGCGCGACGTGGACGGCGCCACGCTGGCCCGCCTGGATCTGGAGAAGAAGGTGGAGTCGCTGCTGGACGAGCTGGCCTTCGTGCGCCAGGTGCACGACGAGGAGGTGGCCGAGCTACTGGCCACGCTGCAGGCGTCGTCGCAGGCCGCGGCCGAGGTGGACGTGGCTGTGGCTAAACCAGACCTGACTTCGGCGCTGAGGGAGATCCGCGCCCAGTATGAGTCCCTGGCCGCCAAGAACCTGCAGTCAGCTGAGGAGTGGTACAAGTCCAAGTTTGCCAACCTGAACGAGCAGGCGGCGCGCAGCACCGAGGCCATCCGGGCCAGCCGCGAGGAGATTCACGAGTACCGGCGCCAGCTGCAGGCACGCACCATCGAGATCGAGGGGCTGCGCGGGGCCAACGAGTCCCTGGAGAGGCAGATCCTGGAGCTGGAGGAGCGTCACAGTGCCGAGGTGGCCAGCTACCAG GATAACATTGGGCAGCTGGAGAATGATCTGAGGAACACCAAGAGTGAGATGGCCCGTCACCTTCGGGAGTACCAGGACTTGCTCAATGTCAAAATGGCTCTTGACATTGAGATAGCAGCTTACAG GAAACTGCTGGAAGGCGAAGAGACACGTTTTAGCACCAGTGGAGTAAGCATTTCGGGGCTGAATCCACTTCCCAATCCAAGTTATCTGCTCCCTCCTAGAATCCTCAGTTCTACCACCTCCAAAGTCTCATCCACTGGGCTGTCTcttaagaaagaggaggaggaagaggaggcttcTAAGGTAGCCACGAAGAAAACCTCCCAGATAGGGGAAAGTTTTGAAGAAATATTGGAGGAGACAGTGATATCTGCTAAGAAAACCGAGAAATCAAATATAGAAGAAAGCACCATTTCAAGCCAAAAAATATAA